In a genomic window of Candidatus Flexicrinis proximus:
- a CDS encoding HAD-IIA family hydrolase, with the protein MNFSRISAVILDMDGVLWRGETPMPGLDDTFAWLDERGIPCALLTNNSGKTQAQYVEKLARMGVHSVPERQILTSAIATADDLAQHYPAGTRVYVVGMDGVRIALDAAGFDVVGEGEPADVVVAGIDVTLTYAKIKHAADLVRAGAPFIGTNGDLTFPAADGLNPGAGTVLAAIQAASGTPPRVIGKPARPMFESALRLLGVPAERALMVGDRLDTDIAGAQQAGLQTALVLSGVTTPDLLASASVWPDVAYEHLAALVRAWAGDAWMTERARAKRNSAR; encoded by the coding sequence ATGAACTTCTCCCGTATTTCCGCAGTGATTCTCGACATGGATGGTGTGCTCTGGCGCGGGGAAACCCCGATGCCGGGACTGGACGATACCTTCGCCTGGCTGGACGAGCGCGGCATCCCCTGCGCCCTGCTCACCAACAACAGCGGCAAGACCCAGGCGCAGTACGTCGAAAAACTTGCCCGCATGGGCGTCCACAGCGTACCGGAACGCCAGATCCTCACCTCTGCCATCGCTACCGCCGACGACCTCGCCCAGCACTATCCCGCCGGGACGCGCGTCTACGTCGTCGGCATGGACGGCGTTCGCATCGCGCTCGACGCCGCCGGCTTCGACGTAGTGGGCGAGGGCGAGCCGGCCGACGTTGTCGTCGCCGGCATCGACGTCACCCTCACCTACGCCAAAATCAAGCACGCCGCCGATCTGGTGCGCGCCGGCGCGCCCTTCATCGGCACCAACGGCGACCTGACTTTTCCGGCGGCTGACGGCCTCAACCCCGGCGCGGGCACCGTTCTGGCGGCCATTCAGGCGGCCAGCGGCACACCCCCGCGCGTCATCGGCAAACCCGCCCGCCCGATGTTCGAGTCCGCCTTGCGGCTGCTGGGTGTCCCTGCCGAACGTGCCCTGATGGTCGGTGACCGTCTCGACACCGATATCGCCGGCGCGCAGCAGGCCGGCCTCCAGACCGCCCTCGTCCTCAGCGGCGTCACCACACCCGACCTGCTGGCCTCCGCCAGTGTCTGGCCGGATGTCGCCTATGAGCACCTCGCCGCGCTGGTACGGGCCTGGGCCGGCGACGCCTGGATGACTGAACGCGCGCGCGCCAAGCGCAATTCCGCACGATAA
- a CDS encoding GNAT family N-acetyltransferase: protein MVASNSILTVTPYERRYRPDLLALLEYSYQRHTHLDWYEPDEWVDNVAGLTRLAFRGTHLVGLMAATLPVFGASWIRMVALADGTTETEVLEQLWASTAAALRQAGTRECWVLMLEPWFEYYMPLLDMTEAERLVTLRREGDPLPERPPSRIAVEFARLEDVDAMTAVDQAAFATPFQMTTQDMRRAYRFAALSSVARVDGRIVGYQLSTRHGDQGHLARLAVSPSMQGQGIGAALVCDMTAAFLRRRVELVTVNTQISNTRSLSLYTACGFTRSGFDLPIYRALL, encoded by the coding sequence GTGGTAGCCTCCAACAGCATCCTGACCGTCACCCCTTACGAGCGCCGTTATCGCCCGGACCTGCTCGCCTTGCTGGAATACAGCTACCAGCGCCATACCCACCTCGACTGGTACGAGCCGGACGAATGGGTCGACAACGTCGCCGGCCTGACCCGCCTGGCCTTCCGCGGTACCCATCTGGTCGGCCTGATGGCCGCCACGTTGCCGGTCTTCGGGGCATCCTGGATTCGCATGGTCGCTCTGGCCGACGGCACGACCGAAACGGAAGTCCTGGAGCAGTTGTGGGCCTCCACCGCCGCCGCCTTGCGTCAGGCCGGCACCCGCGAGTGCTGGGTGCTCATGCTTGAACCCTGGTTCGAGTATTACATGCCGCTGCTCGATATGACCGAAGCCGAACGGCTGGTCACCCTGCGCCGCGAAGGCGATCCGCTTCCCGAACGCCCACCCTCCCGAATCGCCGTCGAATTCGCCCGCCTGGAGGACGTCGACGCCATGACCGCCGTCGATCAGGCCGCCTTCGCCACCCCCTTCCAGATGACCACGCAGGACATGCGCCGCGCCTACCGTTTCGCCGCGCTCTCCAGCGTCGCCCGCGTCGATGGCCGCATCGTCGGCTATCAACTCAGCACCCGCCACGGCGATCAGGGCCATCTCGCGCGCCTTGCCGTCAGTCCGTCCATGCAGGGGCAGGGCATCGGCGCCGCCCTCGTCTGCGACATGACCGCTGCCTTCCTCCGCCGCCGGGTCGAGCTGGTCACGGTCAATACCCAGATTTCCAATACCCGTTCGCTCAGCCTCTACACCGCCTGCGGCTTCACGCGCAGCGGCTTCGACCTGCCGATCTACCGAGCCTTACTTTAA
- a CDS encoding ATP-binding protein, with amino-acid sequence MPTSSSGETAAASGPCHICGLADSICDGLGVVRYDVPVGDPRWGKLLRCPNFPVQRDMERQARLRELSNLGALRDKTFDNFVTNAAMHTPAEQNSLNLAFSAARAFSDDPAGKWLLLEGTYGSGKTHLAAAIGNLRLIQGDFVLFVTTPDLLDHLRVSYTDDAEASYDETFDRIRGCDLLILDDLGVENPSPWAKEKLFQLLNHRYTHRLATVITTNAELERLDARIGSRLRDIDRTTRIVLTAPDYRSMNDSHREQLTSTLALHRDKTFNSFDANSGLNAEERTNLVNVANAAHAYSQNPGNRWLVIAGAAGSGKTHLAAAIGNARQERGDEVVFMTVSDLLDDLRTTFNPGASSTFDQRFQKVKNVGLLILDDLGAGGQSEWAREKLFQLIDYRYVSRRPTVFTLSELDRLSERIKVRLLDERLCVRFEIVAPPYVMRLRRR; translated from the coding sequence ATGCCGACTTCTTCGAGCGGTGAAACCGCCGCGGCCAGCGGCCCCTGCCATATTTGCGGCCTCGCAGACTCGATCTGTGATGGCCTCGGTGTCGTGCGCTATGACGTCCCCGTCGGCGATCCCCGCTGGGGTAAGCTTCTGCGCTGCCCCAATTTCCCCGTCCAGCGCGACATGGAGCGTCAGGCGCGCCTGCGTGAGCTGAGCAACCTGGGGGCGCTCCGCGATAAAACCTTCGACAATTTCGTCACCAACGCCGCCATGCACACCCCTGCCGAGCAGAACTCGCTCAATCTGGCCTTCAGCGCCGCCCGCGCCTTCTCCGACGACCCCGCCGGAAAATGGTTGCTCCTCGAAGGCACCTACGGCAGCGGCAAGACCCACCTCGCCGCCGCCATCGGCAATCTGCGCCTCATCCAGGGCGATTTCGTGCTCTTCGTCACCACGCCCGACCTCCTCGACCATCTGCGCGTCAGCTATACCGACGACGCAGAAGCCAGCTACGACGAAACCTTCGACCGCATCCGCGGCTGCGACCTGCTCATCCTGGACGACCTAGGCGTGGAAAATCCGTCGCCCTGGGCCAAGGAAAAACTCTTTCAGCTCCTCAACCATCGCTATACCCACCGCCTGGCGACCGTCATCACCACCAACGCCGAGCTAGAGCGCCTCGATGCCCGTATCGGCTCGCGCCTCCGCGATATCGACCGCACCACCCGCATCGTCCTCACCGCGCCCGATTACCGCAGCATGAACGACTCCCACCGCGAGCAGTTGACCAGCACCCTCGCCCTCCACCGCGACAAGACTTTCAACAGCTTCGACGCCAACTCCGGCCTCAACGCCGAAGAACGCACCAACCTGGTCAACGTCGCCAACGCCGCCCATGCCTATTCGCAGAACCCCGGCAACCGCTGGCTGGTGATCGCCGGTGCCGCCGGGTCAGGCAAGACCCACCTGGCCGCCGCCATCGGCAACGCCCGGCAGGAGCGCGGCGATGAAGTCGTCTTTATGACCGTCTCCGACCTGCTCGATGACCTCCGCACCACCTTCAACCCCGGCGCCTCGTCCACCTTCGACCAGCGCTTCCAGAAGGTCAAGAATGTCGGTTTGCTGATCCTCGACGACCTGGGTGCTGGCGGCCAGAGCGAATGGGCGCGCGAAAAACTGTTCCAGTTGATCGACTACCGCTATGTCTCGCGCCGCCCGACCGTTTTCACCCTCAGCGAACTCGACCGGCTCAGCGAGCGCATCAAAGTCCGCCTGCTGGACGAGCGCCTCTGCGTCCGCTTTGAGATCGTCGCGCCCCCGTACGTCATGCGTCTGCGCCGCCGTTAG
- a CDS encoding DnaD domain protein, which translates to MKRNPAPFPDTLGPTQFPQALVDGLIAKIDSLVELKVTLFCLWAFGQRDPQDGLYWLRKTDFSAHRKVHGLDEAEWVRGLAEAVKRMTLLPVYANAPDDGIELVWVLHTPGAARILGAPDCAARLDAAGHLVILPQRPTIYKLYEENIGPLTGLIGDELTTLAADYSDDWVREAMYIAVQREKRNLAYMKGVLRRWRKEGKRLEGNEQPAERDGRSVTGKYADFFER; encoded by the coding sequence ATGAAAAGAAATCCCGCTCCTTTTCCAGACACCCTCGGCCCGACCCAGTTCCCCCAGGCGCTGGTCGATGGCCTGATCGCCAAAATCGACAGCCTGGTCGAGCTAAAAGTCACGCTCTTCTGCCTGTGGGCCTTCGGCCAGCGCGACCCGCAGGACGGCCTCTACTGGCTCCGCAAAACCGACTTCTCCGCCCACCGTAAGGTGCACGGCCTCGACGAAGCCGAATGGGTACGCGGCCTGGCAGAGGCGGTCAAGCGCATGACCCTGCTGCCCGTCTACGCCAACGCCCCCGATGACGGCATCGAACTGGTCTGGGTGCTGCACACCCCCGGCGCCGCCCGTATCCTCGGCGCGCCCGATTGTGCCGCCCGCCTCGACGCCGCCGGCCATCTGGTGATTTTGCCTCAGCGCCCCACCATCTATAAACTCTATGAAGAAAATATCGGCCCGTTAACCGGCTTGATCGGCGACGAGCTGACCACGCTGGCCGCGGACTACTCCGACGACTGGGTGCGTGAAGCCATGTATATCGCCGTCCAGCGCGAAAAGCGCAATCTGGCCTACATGAAGGGCGTTCTGCGCCGCTGGCGGAAAGAAGGCAAGCGTCTTGAAGGGAATGAACAGCCTGCTGAGCGCGATGGGCGCAGCGTCACGGGGAAATATGCCGACTTCTTCGAGCGGTGA